The following proteins are encoded in a genomic region of Xanthomonas citri pv. mangiferaeindicae:
- a CDS encoding ferredoxin, translating to MPFVVTENCIKCKYTDCVEVCPVDCFHEGPNFLVIDPDECIDCTLCEPECPINAIYPEDDVPAGQEQYVALNAELAQAWPVITTRKDPLPDAKAWEGKPGKLPLLER from the coding sequence ATGCCTTTCGTCGTCACCGAAAACTGCATCAAGTGCAAATACACCGACTGCGTCGAAGTCTGCCCGGTGGACTGCTTCCATGAGGGCCCGAACTTCCTGGTCATCGACCCGGACGAGTGCATCGACTGCACCCTGTGCGAGCCTGAGTGCCCGATCAACGCGATCTACCCCGAGGACGATGTCCCCGCCGGCCAGGAACAGTACGTCGCGCTGAACGCCGAACTGGCCCAGGCCTGGCCGGTGATCACCACGCGCAAGGACCCGCTGCCCGACGCCAAGGCGTGGGAGGGCAAGCCGGGCAAGCTGCCGCTGCTCGAGCGCTGA
- a CDS encoding polynucleotide adenylyltransferase, with the protein MHDDTSTPGSALRTIPRDQHIISRRQISQSALRVLYRLHEAGHAAYLVGGAVRDILVGLAPKDFDVATDATPEQVKALFRNCRLIGRRFRLAHVVFGREIIEVATFRANVDDGSGDREVHDDGRLLRDNVYGTIEDDAVRRDFTANALYYAIADFSVRDYVGGFEDVENRVLRLIGDPETRYREDPVRMLRAVRLAAKLGFSIAPETAAPIPQLAGLLSEAAPARLFEECLKLFLSGHAVASFEGLERHGLLGALFPETAKALASNRSGALRTMVVAGLRSTDARVAAGDPVSPAFLFATLLWPAYCRTLMKLQAEGVQPVDAQRRAADRVTLHQLSTVALPRRFSLPMQEIWLLQARFPQRQRKRVTRMLSHPRFRAAFDFLVLRSAASEAHAADVAFWQEAQRDPDHAIALFPGDEGGDGEGQAPRRKRRRRRAPAAG; encoded by the coding sequence ATGCACGACGACACTTCGACTCCGGGCTCCGCGTTGCGGACCATCCCCCGCGACCAGCACATCATCTCGCGCCGGCAGATCAGCCAGAGCGCGCTGCGTGTGCTGTACCGGCTGCATGAGGCCGGGCATGCCGCCTATCTGGTCGGCGGCGCGGTCCGCGACATTCTTGTCGGCCTGGCGCCCAAGGATTTCGACGTCGCGACCGACGCGACGCCCGAGCAGGTCAAGGCACTGTTTCGCAACTGCCGACTGATCGGGCGGCGGTTCCGGTTGGCGCACGTGGTGTTCGGCCGCGAGATCATCGAGGTCGCCACCTTCCGCGCCAACGTCGACGACGGCAGCGGCGATCGCGAGGTGCACGACGACGGCCGCCTGCTGCGCGACAACGTCTACGGCACGATCGAGGACGACGCAGTCCGGCGCGACTTCACTGCCAACGCACTCTATTACGCGATCGCCGACTTCTCGGTACGCGACTACGTCGGCGGCTTCGAGGATGTCGAGAATCGCGTGCTGCGGCTGATCGGCGATCCGGAGACGCGCTACCGCGAGGACCCGGTGCGGATGCTGCGCGCCGTACGGCTGGCGGCCAAGCTGGGCTTTTCGATCGCGCCCGAGACCGCAGCGCCGATCCCGCAACTTGCCGGGTTGTTGTCCGAAGCGGCGCCGGCGCGGCTGTTCGAGGAATGCCTGAAGCTGTTCCTGTCGGGGCACGCGGTGGCGAGCTTCGAGGGCTTGGAGCGGCATGGCCTGCTGGGCGCGCTGTTCCCCGAGACTGCCAAGGCATTGGCGAGCAACCGCAGCGGCGCATTGCGCACGATGGTCGTCGCGGGCCTGCGCTCGACCGATGCCCGCGTCGCCGCCGGCGATCCGGTGTCGCCGGCCTTCCTGTTTGCGACCCTGCTGTGGCCGGCGTACTGCCGCACGTTGATGAAGTTGCAGGCCGAGGGCGTACAGCCGGTGGATGCGCAGCGCCGGGCCGCGGACCGGGTGACGTTGCACCAGTTGTCGACGGTCGCGCTGCCGCGCCGGTTCTCGTTGCCGATGCAGGAGATCTGGCTGTTGCAGGCGCGCTTCCCGCAGCGCCAGCGCAAGCGGGTGACCCGGATGCTGTCGCACCCGCGCTTTCGCGCCGCCTTCGATTTCCTGGTGTTGCGCAGCGCCGCGTCCGAGGCCCATGCCGCCGATGTCGCGTTCTGGCAGGAAGCCCAGCGCGATCCCGACCATGCGATCGCGTTGTTCCCGGGTGACGAGGGAGGCGATGGCGAGGGGCAGGCCCCGCGTCGCAAGCGCCGCCGTCGGCGCGCCCCCGCAGCCGGATGA
- a CDS encoding 2-amino-4-hydroxy-6-hydroxymethyldihydropteridine diphosphokinase yields the protein MSFGPAEAPRVRACVGLGANLGDAVATLHDAARALAALPGISGFALSRFYRTPAWGVTEQPDFINAAAAFETGLPATALLETLLSIETALGRRRAADGSDRWGPRTLDLDLLLYGDAVLALSGLIVPHPHLHARAFALVPLLDVAPDAHIPGVGKAADVLAGMDRSGIEAIP from the coding sequence ATGAGTTTCGGGCCGGCGGAGGCGCCGCGCGTGCGCGCCTGCGTCGGGCTGGGCGCCAATCTCGGCGACGCCGTCGCGACGTTGCATGACGCGGCGCGCGCGCTGGCAGCCTTGCCCGGCATCTCGGGGTTTGCGCTGTCGCGCTTTTATCGCACGCCCGCGTGGGGCGTGACCGAGCAGCCGGATTTCATCAACGCCGCGGCAGCGTTTGAGACCGGCTTGCCGGCAACCGCACTGCTCGAGACGCTGTTGTCGATCGAAACCGCGCTGGGGCGACGCCGCGCGGCCGATGGCAGCGACCGCTGGGGGCCGCGCACACTCGACCTCGATCTGCTGCTGTACGGCGATGCGGTGCTCGCATTGTCGGGACTGATCGTTCCGCATCCGCATCTGCATGCGCGCGCATTCGCGCTGGTGCCGCTGCTCGATGTCGCGCCCGATGCGCACATTCCTGGTGTCGGCAAAGCTGCCGACGTGCTCGCGGGCATGGATCGAAGCGGCATCGAAGCGATACCCTAG
- a CDS encoding 3-methyl-2-oxobutanoate hydroxymethyltransferase, with translation MTTPNTSAPVTVPALFEARAAGHRLSMLTAYDAGFARTFDAAGVELLLVGDSLGMVVQGHGSTLPVTTDDMVYHTACVARAARRALIVSDLSFQADATPERALDAATRLLQAGAGMVKLEGATANKREVVRFLVEREIPVCAHLGLTPQSVLRFGGFKVQGRDEAAAQALREDALAIAEAGASLIVLEGVPAALAAEITAASPVPTIGIGAGPHCDGQVLVLHDMLGLDSGHRRPKFVRDFLADGGSVAGAARAYVAAVRDGSFPGPEHSYS, from the coding sequence ATGACCACGCCCAACACTTCCGCGCCGGTGACCGTGCCCGCGCTGTTCGAGGCCCGCGCCGCGGGTCACCGGCTCTCGATGCTTACCGCCTACGACGCCGGGTTCGCGCGCACCTTCGATGCGGCCGGGGTCGAACTGCTGCTGGTCGGCGATTCGCTGGGCATGGTGGTGCAGGGGCACGGCTCGACGTTGCCGGTCACCACCGACGACATGGTCTATCACACCGCCTGCGTGGCACGGGCGGCCCGGCGCGCGCTCATCGTCTCCGACCTGTCGTTCCAGGCCGATGCGACGCCCGAGCGTGCGCTCGACGCCGCCACCCGGTTGCTGCAGGCCGGTGCCGGCATGGTCAAGCTCGAAGGGGCGACGGCGAACAAGCGCGAGGTCGTGCGCTTCCTGGTCGAACGCGAGATCCCGGTCTGCGCGCACTTGGGGCTCACACCACAGTCGGTGCTGCGCTTCGGCGGGTTCAAGGTGCAGGGCCGCGACGAGGCCGCCGCGCAGGCACTGCGCGAGGACGCGCTCGCGATCGCCGAGGCCGGTGCCTCGTTGATCGTGCTCGAGGGCGTGCCGGCTGCGCTGGCCGCCGAGATCACCGCCGCTTCGCCAGTGCCGACGATCGGCATCGGCGCAGGCCCCCACTGCGACGGCCAGGTGCTGGTGCTGCACGACATGCTCGGTCTGGACAGCGGCCATCGCCGGCCGAAGTTCGTCCGCGACTTCCTGGCCGATGGCGGCTCGGTCGCCGGCGCGGCACGTGCGTACGTCGCGGCGGTGCGCGACGGCAGCTTCCCCGGCCCCGAGCATTCCTACAGCTGA
- a CDS encoding pantoate--beta-alanine ligase, with protein MIETVDSLTVLRARIADWKRAGLRVGLVPTMGNLHAGHFSLVAALRTQVDRVVASVFVNPTQFGPNEDFARYPRTPEQDAQGLAAAGCDLLWQPSVETMYPLGLANTVTVRVPGITEVLDGAHRPGHFDGVATVVARLFNQVQPDVAAFGRKDYQQLAVIAHLVTELAFPVQVLPVAIARDADGLALSSRNQYLDADQRALAPQLYRTLQAMREGLRAGRAPAEVEADAQAQLSAQGFAVDYAVVRTPALGSLAPGDVEAVALLAARLGSTRLIDNLEFSLAPASAAG; from the coding sequence ATGATCGAAACCGTCGACAGCCTGACCGTCCTGCGCGCGCGTATCGCGGATTGGAAGCGTGCGGGCCTGCGCGTGGGTCTGGTGCCGACGATGGGCAACCTGCACGCGGGGCACTTTTCGCTGGTCGCGGCCTTGCGCACGCAGGTCGACCGTGTCGTCGCCAGCGTGTTCGTCAATCCCACCCAGTTCGGGCCCAACGAGGATTTCGCGCGCTATCCGCGTACGCCCGAGCAGGACGCGCAGGGACTGGCCGCTGCGGGCTGCGACCTGCTGTGGCAGCCGTCGGTGGAGACGATGTATCCGCTGGGGCTGGCGAACACGGTCACCGTGCGCGTGCCCGGAATCACCGAAGTGCTCGACGGCGCGCATCGGCCGGGGCACTTCGATGGTGTGGCGACCGTCGTCGCGCGCCTGTTCAACCAGGTGCAGCCCGATGTCGCCGCGTTCGGACGCAAGGACTACCAGCAACTGGCGGTGATCGCGCACTTGGTCACCGAGCTCGCGTTCCCGGTGCAGGTGCTGCCGGTCGCGATCGCGCGTGATGCCGACGGGCTGGCACTGAGTTCGCGCAACCAGTATCTGGACGCCGACCAGCGCGCACTGGCGCCGCAGCTGTATCGCACGCTGCAGGCAATGCGCGAGGGCCTGCGTGCCGGTCGCGCGCCGGCCGAGGTCGAGGCCGACGCGCAGGCGCAGCTCAGCGCGCAGGGGTTCGCGGTCGACTACGCGGTCGTGCGCACGCCCGCGCTCGGATCGCTGGCGCCCGGCGACGTCGAGGCGGTCGCACTGCTCGCCGCCCGGCTGGGCTCGACCCGCTTGATCGACAACCTCGAATTCAGCCTGGCGCCGGCGTCCGCAGCCGGCTGA
- a CDS encoding aspartate 1-decarboxylase → MQLTLLKAKIHRASVTHAELHYEGSCAIDGHLLDLSGIREYERIEIYNINNGERFATYAIRAEAGSGIISVNGAAAHKAGVGDLVIICAYGVLDEAQAAKFKPTLVYVDRQNRMTHTNDSIPAQAA, encoded by the coding sequence ATGCAACTGACCCTGCTCAAAGCCAAGATCCACCGCGCGTCCGTAACCCACGCCGAGCTGCATTACGAAGGCTCGTGCGCGATCGACGGCCATCTGCTCGACCTGTCGGGCATTCGTGAGTACGAGCGCATCGAGATCTACAACATCAACAACGGTGAGCGGTTCGCGACCTACGCGATCCGCGCCGAGGCCGGCAGCGGCATCATCTCGGTCAACGGCGCCGCCGCGCACAAGGCCGGCGTCGGCGATCTGGTGATCATCTGCGCCTATGGTGTGCTCGACGAGGCGCAGGCGGCCAAGTTCAAGCCGACCCTGGTCTACGTCGACCGGCAGAATCGGATGACGCACACCAACGATTCGATCCCGGCGCAGGCCGCCTGA
- a CDS encoding glucose-6-phosphate isomerase, with translation MTMAVRLIRDTLAPHARRLDAAHIADLVAADAARPRDFALRVGGLYASFARQRFDREARDALLALGASADLAAAMRALFDGAIVNTSEQRPALHVALRSALSQAPAARDAREQALAARTRMRALVAQLEASEVTDIVNVGIGGSDLGPRLVVDALKDFGTGRFRVHFLTNVDGSDAQHRLAKLDPAKTAAILVSKTFGTQETLLNGAVVRDWLGGSERLYAVSANVPRAQAFGVAPERVLPMWDWVGGRYSLWSAVGFSIALAIGADGFDALLDGAAEMDAHALQTPLAGNLPLLHALTAIWNRNALGLATHAVLPYDERLALLPAYLQQLVMESLGKSVTPEGEPVGLDTVPVLWGGPGTNSQHSFFQALHQGTQTVPADFIGVVNPAHPHADNHAALLSNLLAQTEALANGFSADDPQKSYPGNRPSTLLLLDRLDPHSLGALIALYEHSVYAQSVLWGINAFDQWGVELGKRIAGELLPAVQGQDAEIADPVTRALLDELRARRNA, from the coding sequence ATGACGATGGCGGTGCGATTGATCCGCGACACGCTGGCGCCGCACGCCCGGCGCCTGGACGCGGCGCACATCGCCGACCTCGTTGCCGCCGATGCCGCGCGCCCGCGCGACTTCGCGCTGCGCGTCGGTGGGCTTTACGCCAGCTTCGCGCGCCAGCGCTTCGACCGCGAGGCGCGCGATGCGCTGCTCGCGCTTGGCGCGTCGGCCGACCTGGCGGCCGCGATGCGCGCGCTGTTCGACGGCGCCATCGTCAACACCTCCGAGCAGCGCCCAGCGCTGCACGTCGCATTGCGCTCGGCACTGTCGCAGGCGCCGGCTGCGCGCGACGCACGCGAGCAGGCGCTCGCTGCACGCACGCGCATGCGCGCGCTGGTCGCGCAGCTCGAGGCCTCCGAGGTCACCGATATCGTCAATGTCGGCATCGGCGGCTCCGATCTCGGCCCACGGCTGGTGGTCGACGCGCTCAAGGACTTCGGCACCGGTCGTTTCCGGGTGCATTTTCTGACCAACGTGGACGGCAGCGACGCCCAGCACCGCCTGGCGAAGCTGGATCCGGCAAAGACCGCGGCGATCCTGGTCTCCAAGACCTTCGGCACACAGGAGACCCTGCTCAACGGTGCGGTCGTGCGCGACTGGCTGGGTGGCAGCGAGCGGCTGTACGCGGTCAGCGCCAACGTGCCGCGGGCGCAGGCCTTCGGCGTCGCGCCCGAGCGCGTGCTGCCGATGTGGGACTGGGTCGGTGGCCGCTATTCGCTGTGGTCGGCGGTCGGGTTCTCGATCGCGCTGGCGATCGGCGCCGACGGCTTCGATGCCTTGCTCGACGGCGCGGCCGAGATGGACGCGCACGCCCTGCAGACGCCGCTGGCCGGCAACCTGCCGCTGCTGCACGCGCTGACCGCCATCTGGAACCGCAATGCGCTGGGCCTGGCCACGCACGCCGTGTTGCCCTACGACGAGCGGCTGGCGTTGCTGCCGGCCTACCTGCAGCAGTTGGTGATGGAGAGCCTGGGCAAGTCGGTCACGCCCGAGGGCGAGCCGGTCGGGCTCGACACCGTGCCGGTGCTGTGGGGCGGACCGGGCACCAACTCGCAGCACAGTTTCTTCCAGGCGCTGCACCAGGGCACGCAGACGGTGCCGGCCGATTTCATCGGCGTGGTGAATCCGGCGCACCCGCATGCAGACAACCACGCCGCGCTGCTGTCGAACCTGCTCGCGCAGACCGAAGCGCTGGCCAACGGGTTTTCCGCTGACGATCCGCAGAAGTCCTATCCCGGCAACCGCCCGTCGACCTTGTTGCTGCTCGACCGGCTCGACCCGCACAGCCTCGGCGCGCTGATCGCGCTTTACGAGCACAGCGTCTACGCGCAGTCGGTGCTGTGGGGCATCAACGCGTTCGATCAGTGGGGCGTCGAACTGGGCAAGCGCATCGCCGGCGAACTGCTGCCCGCGGTGCAGGGTCAGGACGCCGAGATCGCCGATCCGGTCACCCGCGCCCTGCTCGACGAACTGCGCGCACGCCGCAACGCCTGA
- a CDS encoding tRNA epoxyqueuosine(34) reductase QueG: MSPRPDTPDAAPPARSPPEPQHVAARIRAIAAEMGFQRCGIAGIELAEDEAHLRDWLAQGLYGTMDWMARHGTLRARPAELLPGTVRVISVGLDYGRNDDDSAWDTLADGRRAYVARYALGRDYHKLMRNRLQKFAHRIAEEIGPFGHRVFVDSAPVLERALARNAGLGWIGKHTCLIDKRGGSWFFLGEIYVDVPLPIDPPASAHCGTCTRCIDVCPTQAIVAPYRLDARRCISYLTIEHDGAIPEPLRTPIGNRIFGCDDCQLVCPWNKFAKRHDEPDFRARNGLDTATLAELFAWEEDEFLQRTEGSPLRRSGHRRWLRNIAVALGNAPTAPDTIAALRTRRHSGDALVDEHVEWALAQHDAR, translated from the coding sequence GTGAGTCCCCGCCCCGACACCCCCGATGCCGCGCCACCGGCCCGCTCCCCGCCCGAGCCGCAGCATGTGGCTGCGCGCATCCGCGCGATCGCGGCCGAGATGGGCTTCCAGCGCTGTGGCATTGCCGGGATCGAACTCGCCGAAGACGAGGCACACCTGCGCGATTGGCTGGCCCAGGGGCTGTACGGCACGATGGACTGGATGGCGCGCCACGGCACGCTGCGCGCACGTCCCGCCGAACTGCTGCCGGGCACCGTGCGGGTGATTTCGGTGGGGCTCGACTACGGTCGCAACGACGACGACAGCGCCTGGGACACGCTGGCCGACGGCCGCCGCGCCTACGTCGCGCGCTATGCGCTCGGTCGCGACTACCACAAGCTCATGCGCAACCGGCTGCAGAAGTTCGCGCACCGTATCGCCGAGGAGATCGGCCCGTTCGGCCATCGGGTGTTCGTCGATTCGGCGCCGGTGCTCGAACGCGCGCTTGCGCGCAACGCCGGCCTGGGCTGGATCGGCAAGCACACCTGCCTGATCGACAAGCGCGGCGGCTCGTGGTTCTTCCTGGGCGAGATCTACGTCGATGTGCCGCTGCCGATCGATCCGCCAGCGAGCGCGCATTGCGGTACCTGCACGCGCTGCATCGACGTCTGCCCGACGCAGGCGATCGTCGCACCGTACCGGCTCGATGCGCGCCGCTGCATCTCGTACCTGACGATCGAACACGACGGCGCGATCCCCGAACCACTGCGCACGCCGATCGGCAACCGCATCTTCGGCTGCGACGACTGCCAACTGGTCTGCCCGTGGAACAAGTTCGCCAAGCGCCACGACGAACCCGACTTCCGCGCCCGCAACGGCCTGGACACCGCGACTCTGGCCGAGCTGTTCGCCTGGGAAGAGGACGAATTCCTGCAGCGCACCGAAGGCTCGCCGCTGCGCCGCAGTGGCCATCGTCGCTGGCTGCGCAATATCGCCGTCGCGCTGGGCAACGCGCCGACCGCCCCCGACACCATTGCCGCCTTGCGCACGCGCCGGCATTCGGGCGATGCGCTGGTCGACGAGCATGTCGAATGGGCGCTGGCGCAGCACGACGCGCGGTGA
- a CDS encoding bifunctional ADP-dependent (S)-NAD(P)H-hydrate dehydratase/NAD(P)H-hydrate epimerase, producing the protein MPGTLLYDAAALRALETAAIAAEGGDAGVLMARAGQAAWRLVQSRWPQVATLVVVCGPGNNGGDGYVLARHAQSAGCEVQVVRLDTHAPRTELSRAACAAFVEAGGHIVTFDGGPLPSAGLVVDAVFGIGLSRAPDADAATLIAAIDAAPAPVLALDVPSGLDGDRGSVPGVAVHAEATLQFLAAHIGLQTGDGPDHAGDLTLDPLGVDPALMAAAGPGGARRIEANDLAHWLRPRLRNSHKGTSGRVLVVGGDHGMGGAVMLATEAALRAGAGLVSVATQAAHVAPLLVRCPEAMARRIDNTSTLAHLLATADVVALGPGLGRGAWGHGLYDEVLGSGRPLVLDADALSLLATMPRALPSGTVLTPHPGEAGRLLGVATADIQRDRPAAVRRLAAQTGAVVVLKGAGTLVCAPGGTPWLVAAGNPGMATGGMGDALTGVIAALRAQGLDPESAAACGALLHAAAGDLAACNGGERGLLPVDLVAALRPLANPAPMETWR; encoded by the coding sequence ATGCCGGGAACCCTGCTGTACGACGCGGCGGCCTTGCGCGCGCTCGAGACCGCGGCGATCGCAGCCGAGGGCGGCGATGCCGGTGTGCTGATGGCGCGCGCCGGGCAGGCCGCGTGGCGTCTGGTGCAGAGCCGCTGGCCGCAGGTGGCGACGCTCGTCGTGGTCTGCGGACCGGGCAACAACGGCGGCGACGGCTACGTGCTCGCGCGCCACGCGCAGTCGGCCGGCTGCGAGGTGCAGGTGGTCCGCCTCGACACGCATGCGCCACGGACCGAGCTGTCGCGCGCTGCGTGCGCGGCCTTCGTGGAGGCCGGCGGCCACATCGTGACATTCGATGGCGGCCCGCTCCCATCGGCCGGGTTGGTCGTCGATGCCGTGTTCGGCATCGGCCTGTCGCGTGCGCCCGACGCCGACGCTGCGACCTTGATCGCCGCGATCGATGCCGCGCCCGCGCCGGTGCTGGCGCTCGACGTGCCCAGCGGCCTAGACGGCGATCGCGGCAGCGTGCCGGGTGTCGCGGTGCATGCCGAGGCCACGCTGCAGTTCCTCGCCGCGCATATCGGCCTGCAGACCGGTGACGGCCCCGACCATGCCGGCGACCTGACACTCGATCCGCTCGGCGTCGATCCGGCCCTGATGGCCGCCGCCGGGCCCGGCGGCGCGCGCCGGATCGAGGCCAATGACCTGGCGCACTGGCTGCGCCCGCGTCTGCGCAACAGCCACAAGGGGACCTCCGGCCGCGTGCTGGTCGTCGGCGGCGACCACGGCATGGGCGGGGCGGTGATGCTGGCCACCGAGGCTGCGCTGCGCGCCGGGGCCGGGCTGGTGTCGGTCGCGACCCAGGCGGCGCATGTCGCCCCGCTGCTGGTGCGCTGTCCGGAGGCGATGGCCCGCCGCATCGACAACACGTCCACGCTCGCGCATCTGCTCGCGACCGCCGATGTGGTCGCGCTCGGCCCGGGGCTGGGACGCGGCGCCTGGGGCCACGGGCTGTACGACGAGGTGCTGGGCAGCGGCCGCCCGCTGGTGCTCGATGCCGACGCGCTGAGTCTGCTGGCCACCATGCCCCGTGCGCTCCCGTCCGGGACCGTGCTGACCCCACATCCGGGCGAAGCCGGGCGCCTGCTCGGCGTTGCAACCGCCGACATCCAGCGCGACCGGCCCGCCGCGGTGCGCCGGCTGGCCGCCCAGACCGGCGCGGTCGTCGTGCTCAAGGGCGCGGGCACATTGGTCTGTGCGCCGGGCGGCACGCCGTGGCTGGTCGCCGCCGGCAACCCGGGCATGGCGACCGGCGGCATGGGCGATGCGCTGACCGGCGTGATCGCGGCGCTGCGCGCCCAGGGGCTCGATCCCGAATCCGCCGCGGCCTGCGGCGCGCTGCTGCATGCCGCCGCCGGCGATCTCGCGGCGTGTAATGGCGGCGAGCGCGGCCTGTTGCCGGTCGACCTGGTCGCCGCGCTGCGTCCGCTGGCCAATCCGGCGCCGATGGAGACGTGGCGATGA
- a CDS encoding tRNA (N6-adenosine(37)-N6)-threonylcarbamoyltransferase complex ATPase TsaE, with protein MSLWQLDGEAATQAFAQALAATAPTPAVVHLQGDLGAGKSTLARAWLRALGVTGTVRSPTYTLVERYPVAGGEALHLDLYRIGDIGELEFLGLDDIAARLWLIEWPERGADALPQPDLRICLALSGQGRSVRLDALSDAGRRWCEAVAASVRLPTVAEPKP; from the coding sequence ATGAGCCTGTGGCAACTCGACGGCGAGGCCGCGACCCAGGCCTTCGCGCAGGCGCTCGCCGCCACCGCCCCCACGCCGGCGGTGGTGCATCTGCAAGGCGACCTGGGAGCGGGCAAGTCGACGCTGGCCCGCGCCTGGCTGCGTGCCCTGGGCGTGACCGGCACCGTCCGCAGCCCGACCTACACGCTGGTCGAGCGCTACCCGGTGGCGGGGGGCGAAGCGTTACACCTGGATCTGTACCGCATCGGCGACATCGGCGAGCTGGAGTTTCTCGGCCTCGATGACATCGCCGCGCGGCTGTGGTTGATCGAGTGGCCCGAGCGCGGCGCCGACGCCTTGCCACAGCCGGATCTGCGGATCTGTCTGGCCTTGTCGGGCCAGGGGCGCAGCGTTCGCCTCGATGCGCTCTCGGACGCCGGCCGGCGCTGGTGCGAGGCGGTCGCAGCGTCGGTCCGTTTGCCAACTGTTGCTGAACCGAAACCGTAG